The Manihot esculenta cultivar AM560-2 chromosome 11, M.esculenta_v8, whole genome shotgun sequence genome includes a region encoding these proteins:
- the LOC110625731 gene encoding pentatricopeptide repeat-containing protein At2g17140: MEPTTKLTKALLKNTHDPRLAWHLFKRILSLPISPIHLRQSVPIIARILIRAKMLKELDHLHQLLLNSPLLENLDPSLESLVSILAKSCLFDKAISHFKSLRLRFPEKPPSIFLYNVLLRSCIRENRVDFVSWLYKDMAVAGVSPETYTFNILIGLLCDSGRLDDARELFDKMPEKGCKPNEFSFGILVRGYCRAGLASKGLEFLNEMRSSGLLPNRIVYNTLISSFCREGKISAAEELVDRMREDGLSPDVSTFNSRISALCSEGKILEASRIFRDMQIDEELGLPRPNVITYNLVLMGFCKEGMLEEAKTLVEAMKRNNNLMNLESYNIWLLGLVRNGKLLDAQSVLKEMLGVGLEPDIYSYNIVMDGLCKSGMLSDARMLMYLMIHNGISPDAVTYSTLLHGYCRKGKVFEAKNILHDMIRNNCSPNTYTCNILLHSLWKEGRISEAEELLQKMNEKGYGVDTVTCNIVIDGLCNNGQLDKAIEIVSGMWIHGSAALGNLGNSFIGLVDSSNSRKKCIPDLITYSTIISGLCKAGRLDEAKKKFIEMMGKSLQPDSAIYDTFIHSLCREGKISSAFRVLKDMEKKGCSKTLQTYNSLILGLGSKNQIFEIYGLLDEMKEKGISPNVYTYNNVLNCLCEGGRIKDAPSVLDEMLQKGIPHNISSFRILIRAFCKACDFTAAQEIFEIALNIYGHKEVLYSLMFNELLVGGYVSEAKDLLETALDKHFNLGNFLYKDLIDRLCKYDKLEAASDVIRRLIATGYHFDPASFMPVIDGFSKIGNKREADELAERMMEMASQSRTLNKAYHNASNFIHDKKNKDGGTDWQTIVHRDDCCGIALKALKQVEKGCGQGSVSNLRRQKDEFFDYWDGSN; this comes from the exons ATGGAGCCAACAACCAAACTCACAAAAGCTCTGCTCAAAAACACCCACGATCCAAGGCTAGCATGGCACCTTTTCAAGCGCATTCTGTCACTGCCCATCTCACCAATCCACCTTCGCCAATCAGTACCCATCATTGCCCGTATCCTCATTCGCGCAAAAATGCTTAAagaactcgatcatcttcatcAACTACTTCTTAACTCGCCATTGCTCGAAAACCTGGATCCTTCTCTCGAATCCCTTGTTAGCATTTTAGCTAAATCGTGTCTCTTCGATAAGGCCATTTCACATTTTAAGTCCTTGCGGTTACGATTCCCAGAAAAGCCGCCTTCTATATTTCTGTATAATGTTCTCTTGAGATCGTGCATCAGAGAGAATCGTGTGGATTTTGTGTCTTGGTTGTATAAAGATATGGCTGTTGCAGGTGTATCTCCGGAGActtatacttttaatattttgattggGTTGCTGTGTGATAGTGGTCGTCTGGATGATGCAAGGGAATTGTTCGACAAAATGCCTGAGAAAGGTTGTAAACCGAATGAATTCAGTTTCGGCATTTTGGTTCGTGGATATTGTAGGGCGGGGCTTGCTAGCAAAGGATTGGAATTCTTAAATGAAATGAGGAGTTCGGGTCTTTTGCCAAATAGGATTGTCTATAATACCTTGATTTCCAGTTTCTGTAGGGAAGGTAAAATTAGTGCTGCTGAAGAATTGGTGGACAGGATGAGAGAAGATGGTTTATCTCCGGATGTATCTACTTTCAATTCTAGGATATCGGCGCTTTGTAGTGAAGGGAAGATTCTAGAAGCTTCAAGAATTTTTAGAGATATGCAAATTGATGAAGAGTTGGGGCTTCCTAGGCCTAATGTCATAACGTATAATTTAGTGCTTATGGGATTCTGTAAAGAAGGAATGTTGGAGGAAGCCAAGACTCTGGTTGAGGCtatgaaaagaaataataaCTTGATGAATTTAGAGAGTTATAATATTTGGTTGTTAGGTTTGGTCAGGAATGGGAAGCTATTGGACGCTCAGTCAGTTCTAAAAGAGATGCTGGGTGTTGGCTTAGAGCCTGATATATATTCTTATAATATTGTTATGGATGGATTATGCAAGAGTGGAATGCTTTCTGATGCAAGAATGCTTATGTATTTAATGATACATAATGGTATTTCACCAGATGCAGTAACTTATAGCACTTTACTTCATGGTTACTGTCGTAAGGGGAAGGTGTTTGAAGCTAAAAATATTCTGCATGATATGATTAGAAATAATTGTTCTCCAAATACATATACTTGTAACATTTTGCTGCACAGTTTATGGAAGGAGGGCAGAATATCAGAGGCAGAGGAGTTGCTACAGAAGATGAATGAGAAGGGTTATGGCGTGGATACAGTTACCTGCAATATTGTAATTGATGGTCTTTGCAACAATGGGCAATTGGACAAGGCAATTGAAATTGTAAGTGGGATGTGGATTCATGGTAGTGCAGCTCTTGGTAATCTAGGGAACTCATTTATAGGCTTAGTTGATAGTAGTAACAGCAGGAAGAAATGTATACCTGATTTGATTACATATTCAACCATAATTAGTGGTTTATGCAAGGCTGGAAGGCTGGATGAAGCTAAAAAGAAGTTCATTGAGATGATGGGCAAAAGCTTGCAGCCTGATTCAGCAATTTATGATACTTTTATTCATAGCTTGTGCAGAGAGGGAAAGATATCATCTGCATTTCGAGTACTCAAGGACATGGAGAAAAAAGGTTGCAGCAAGACGCTGCAAACTTATAATTCATTGATCCTGGGCTTAGGAAGTAAAAACCAAATATTTGAAATATATGGACTCCTTgatgaaatgaaagaaaaaggaatttcTCCTAATGTCTATACATATAACAATGTGCTTAACTGTCTCTGTGAAGGAGGGAGAATTAAGGATGCTCCTTCTGTTTTGGATGAGATGCTGCAAAAGGGCATTCCCCATAATATTTCTTCCTTCAGAATATTAATTAGAGCTTTCTGCAAGGCTTGTGATTTTACGGCTGCCCAGGAGATATTTGAGATTGCACTGAACATATATGGCCATAAAGAAGTTCTGTATAGTTTAATGTTCAATGAGCTACTTGTTGGAGGATATGTTTCTGAAGCTAAAGACCTTCTTGAAACTGCCTTAgataaacattttaatttaggAAACTTCCTCTACAAAGACCTCATTGACAGACTATGTAAATATGACAAGTTGGAAGCTGCCAGTGATGTTATACGCAGGTTAATTGCTACTGGATATCATTTTGATCCTGCATCATTCATGCCAGTAATTGATGGCTTCAGTAAAATAGGAAATAAGCGTGAGGCAGATGAACTTGCTGAGAGGATGATGGAAATGGCTTCACAAAGTAGGACATTAAATAAAGCCTACCATAATGCGAGCAATTTCATCCATGACAAAAAAAATAAGGATGGTGGAACTGATTGGCAGACCATAGTACACAG AGATGATTGCTGTGGAATTGCACTAAAAGCACTTAAGCAGGTAGAGAAAGGCTGCGGCCAGGGAAGTGTATCAAATTTGCGGCGCCAGAAGGACGAGTTCTTTGATTACTGGGATGGGAGCAATTAA